From one Triticum urartu cultivar G1812 chromosome 3, Tu2.1, whole genome shotgun sequence genomic stretch:
- the LOC125548907 gene encoding GRAS family protein RAD1-like encodes MQTQEGASICTNQELDYDHPHYLGIEDVALEGVELELGPRAPKATKVDYLSSPYNASWPPAQADFESSRVRKTKQFRDVLETCKQKVEAMEALEHSPPVAGGGYEEQAGEAVVAVGDVGAGGGGSGADGMRLMQLHVACAEAGACRDRAQAAALLRELQVGAPVHGTAFQRVASCFLQGLADRLALAHPPALGPASMAFSVPRSSCLDGARREALAVAYELCPYLRFAHFVANASTLEAFDGESNVHVVDLGMTMGLNRGHQWRPLLDGLATRAGGKPARVRVTGVGARVDTMRAVGREIEAYPGELGMCLEFRAIDRTLESLHVDDLCIDAHEAVAINSVLELHCVVKESRSALNSMLQTIRKLSPKAFVLVEQDAGHNGSFFLGRSMEALHYYAALFDALDAALPRYDARRARVEQFYYGAEIRNVVGCEGAARVERHERADQWRRRMSRAGFQSLPIKMAAKAREWLEEKAGGSGYTVAEEKGCLVLGWKGKPVIAASCWKC; translated from the coding sequence ATGCAAACACAGGAAGGTGCTTCAATTTGCACTAATCAAGAGCTAGACTATGACCATCCTCACTACCTCGGCATTGAGGACGTAGCGCTCGAAGGCGTCGAGCTGGAGCTCGGCCCCCGGGCTCCCAAGGCGACCAAGGTCGACTACCTCAGCTCGCCGTACAACGCCTCATGGCCGCCTGCGCAGGCCGACTTCGAGTCGTCGCGGGTCAGGAAGACGAAGCAGTTCCGCGACGTCCTTGAGACCTGCAAGCAGAAGGTGGAGGCCATGGAGGCTTTGGAGCACTCGCCGCCGGTGGCCGGTGGTGGATATGAGGAACAAGCAGGTGAGGCTGTGGTCGCTGTAGGAGATGTCGGGGCCGGTGGCGGTGGCAGCGGGGCTGACGGCATGCGGCTCATGCAGCTTCATGTTGCATGTGCCGAGGCGGGGGCGTGCCGCGACCGCGCACAGGCGGCGGCGCTGCTGCGCGAGCTCCAGGTCGGCGCGCCCGTGCACGGCACGGCGTTCCAGCGCGTCGCGTCGTGCTTCCTGCAGGGCCTGGCGGACCGGCTGGCCCTGGCGCACCCGCCGGCCCTGGGCCCGGCGAGCATGGCGTTCAGTGTCCCGCGGTCGTCGTGCCTTGACGGAGCTCGCCGCGAGGCGCTCGCCGTGGCGTACGAGCTGTGCCCGTACCTGCGCTTCGCGCACTTCGTGGCGAACGCGTCCACCCTGGAAGCCTTCGATGGAGAGAGCAACGTCCATGTGGTTGATCTTGGCATGACAATGGGCCTGAACCGCGGCCACCAGTGGCGCCCCCTGCTCGACGGCCTTGCAACGCGGGCCGGCGGCAAGCCGGCACGCGTGCGCGTCACCGGCGTCGGCGCCCGCGTGGACACCATGAGGGCCGTCGGGCGCGAGATCGAGGCGTACCCGGGGGAGCTCGGGATGTGCCTCGAGTTCAGGGCCATCGACCGCACCCTGGAGAGCCTCCACGTTGACGATCTCTGCATCGATGCCCACGAGGCCGTCGCCATCAACAGCGTCCTGGAGCTGCACTGCGTGGTGAAGGAGAGCCGCAGCGCGCTCAACTCCATGCTGCAGACCATCCGCAAGCTGTCGCCCAAGGCATTCGTGCTCGTGGAACAGGACGCCGGACACAACGGGTCATTCTTCCTCGGGCGGTCCATGGAGGCGCTCCACTACTACGCCGCCTTGTTCGATGCGCTGGACGCGGCTCTCCCGCGCTACGACGCCCGCCGCGCGCGCGTGGAGCAGTTCTACTATGGCGCCGAGATCCGCAACGTGGTCGGGTGCGAGGGCGCGGCGCGCGTGGAGCGGCACGAGCGCGCGGACCAGTGGCGGCGCCGCATGAGCCGCGCGGGCTTCCAGTCCTTGCCGATCAAGATGGCGGCCAAGGCGCGGGAGTGGCTGGAGGAGAAGGCCGGCGGCAGCGGGTACACGGTGGCCGAGGAGAAGGGGTGCCTAGTGCTTGGATGGAAGGGCAAGCCCGTCATCGCCGCCTCGTGCTGGAAATGCTAG